From a region of the Candidatus Omnitrophota bacterium genome:
- a CDS encoding alanine--glyoxylate aminotransferase family protein, giving the protein MTMKKEILFSPGPTNVPAEILLAGAKRTIHHRTKEFSVMLEEATKGLGRAFDTKGDIFILTSSGTGGMETAVVNFLSRNDNVLVLNTGAFGRRWVNIVKAYGLVPDVLEYPWGESFKISDVEAKVKEKKYKAVLCQLGETSTGAVNDIKSLGDMVPKDTLLIVDAVSGLLTEGFHMDKWNVDVCVSGSQKGLMMPPGLAFIAVRKGLDDKIGKGDLPSFYFSLVHAKTYGEKGQTPWTPAINIIYQLNKALEMLEEEGLDNVITRHKNMAQIARKTVVEMGLELFSSAPSNGITAVKVPEGIDGSKLIEHICEKYGVRFANGQREYKGKIVRIAHMGYVTVPDILMALNCLWLGLKKFGFKIKPGAMLSALETAAALD; this is encoded by the coding sequence ATGACAATGAAAAAAGAAATTTTATTTTCACCAGGCCCCACCAATGTTCCGGCGGAGATACTGCTGGCGGGAGCGAAAAGAACGATCCATCACCGCACAAAAGAGTTTTCAGTGATGCTGGAAGAAGCTACAAAGGGGCTCGGCAGGGCATTTGACACCAAAGGCGACATTTTCATCCTCACCTCTTCCGGCACCGGCGGTATGGAAACGGCTGTCGTTAATTTCCTTTCGCGCAACGATAATGTTCTTGTGCTCAACACGGGAGCTTTCGGGCGAAGATGGGTCAATATAGTGAAAGCCTACGGCCTCGTGCCGGATGTGCTGGAATACCCGTGGGGAGAATCTTTCAAGATATCCGATGTTGAAGCAAAGGTCAAAGAGAAAAAATATAAAGCCGTCCTCTGTCAGCTCGGAGAAACCTCTACAGGCGCCGTAAATGATATTAAATCCCTCGGAGACATGGTGCCGAAAGACACTCTCCTTATCGTCGACGCCGTCAGCGGCCTGCTGACTGAAGGATTTCATATGGATAAATGGAATGTGGATGTTTGCGTGAGCGGCTCTCAGAAAGGCCTCATGATGCCGCCGGGACTGGCCTTCATCGCCGTGAGGAAGGGCCTTGACGACAAAATAGGCAAAGGCGATCTCCCGAGTTTTTACTTCTCCCTCGTCCACGCGAAAACTTACGGGGAAAAAGGACAGACCCCCTGGACGCCGGCCATAAATATAATCTACCAGCTCAACAAAGCTCTGGAGATGCTTGAGGAAGAAGGCCTTGACAATGTCATAACGCGTCACAAAAACATGGCTCAGATCGCCCGCAAAACCGTTGTTGAAATGGGGCTTGAGCTTTTCTCGTCAGCTCCCTCAAACGGCATAACGGCCGTCAAGGTGCCGGAAGGAATAGACGGTTCCAAACTCATAGAGCACATCTGCGAAAAATACGGCGTCAGATTCGCCAACGGCCAGAGGGAATACAAGGGGAAGATCGTCAGGATAGCGCACATGGGTTATGTGACCGTCCCGGACATCCTCATGGCTCTCAACTGCCTGTGGCTGGGTCTTAAAAAATTCGGTTTCAAAATCAAGCCGGGCGCGATGCTATCCGCTCTTGAGACAGCCGCGGCTCTGGACTAA